In Anopheles bellator chromosome 2, idAnoBellAS_SP24_06.2, whole genome shotgun sequence, the genomic stretch AGCTGCGTGCCGGTGCCAGAGTACTCTGCTGCCCTGATAAAAGGTGATCAACGCCGAAATGTAACACTTGCTCAATGTCGAAATATCCTTCGGTTTTCCGTACCTCTATTTTACGCAGGTACAAAATTGTATCGAAACTTATCTCACACAAATATTTCGCATTTTCGCTTCAGGTAAAGTTCGcgttttgacatttcaaaataatctgTAGCAGGCCATCTCGTTCTaacattgttgttttctttcatctatgttctatgttttctttctatgattttgtggaaaataaaaaaatattcttGCTTGTATTTATCTTGTTCCATGTTAATTAacaattaacattatttttattttaattttaatttaacagtaaaaaagagaaaaaagagaaaagagtgaaagagtgaaaacgggaaaagaagATAGAGCATGCCACTTTTCATAGTCCAACCCAGCAGGCTGTGTGCAAGGTTGCGCATTCTTATTCCAACGTCCCCGCACACGAAAGAGACACAAGCAATCTGCTGGCTTCTACTACGCAACCTCTCAGCTGGGCCAGACTTGGTGACTGGATCGTTCCCATTGTATCGTTGCGTTGAAAACATGAAAGCATAATCGTTGTTCGCACTCTCAGCACACACGGAAGCGGTTGAATATTATCCTTTCACACCTGCTAATCAACCACTGGCCGCGGAATCCGGTCTCCGAGGGATCGTGCAAGATATTTTGTTTCGTAGAGTCAGACGAGTAAGTAATTGCCAGGTGGTCCGAGCGTGTTCTTTCGTGTTCGCCCGAAAGTGGCCGTCAAAATATCACGGAGCGTGGCGCTTCGTAGTGGAGCAGGTGTGCTAGTTGTTACTAAAATCATTTCAACAACCGCGAGTTCCTATCGTACGAACCCAGGGCTGCTGCCCCGTGCAGTTACGGCAACTtccgggcacgggcacgaaAAAAACGCTCCTCcttgatattgattttttgtctGATCGATTCGAATTGCTGACAATAAcgtaatgttttcttctgtcTCCTTCCAGCAATGTTCCGCTAGTTCCCAGGAGTTCCCAGGTTGCATTTGGTTGCCTTAAACCCACTTTGTAGAAAACTATCCCGCCCCTAGTCCCGGGGAAACAGAACTGCTTAGAAAAGACTGAATTAGGGCTGAGCGTACGCTAAGTTTTTGGACTGGTGACTGATGTAAGGGCAGGTCTCAAGAGGACTACGATAGCAGTGTACTCTACTACTACTTCCCCGGTGCCCCGAAGGGTCATCTTCAGTGTTTCATCTCGCAATCGCAAGGCTTCAAAATCGACAGACTACAAATGCCCAGGGGTAAACGTCGTGTTGCCATAGACATGCGGCCCAGCGAGGAAGACCAACAGTCCACCAAACGGCAACGAAATAGTTATCAAAGGTAATTGATCGATCGCGATACGGCGACCCCGTGCAGGAAGCAGTGAGCAGTTGATAACTCGAATGAACAGGAAATGTGCTCTTCCCACGAACACATTCCCAGAAATGGCTGTAACAAACCCTAGCCtcatcgtcagcatcggcCATACGTGTCATACGTTGGCTTTTGTGCCAGAAGTGAACAACAAGATTATTTTTAGCCCATGCCCCATAGCAGACAGGGGTTATCCTctcattttcactttccatttgtCACCGAGACACCGCCAGTGAAGCAACAAACCCCATCGAAGACTACTCTGATCAGGATCAGAAGTTTTACGGGCAATTTTCTTATCTTATTCAGCCACCCGCGGATAAAACAACTCTCGGCCGGCAGTGCGCAAGTGTTGTTCATGATCTCAGTGAGCTAATGATCTTTGGGGGCTTGAAAGTGTTAGAAAGAAAGCTCGTGTGTGCGCTgctgcgtgtgtatgtggaAACGGAAGCTTTGTGCAAGGCCAACTGTGTGTGATCAGCTCAGCTGCGATGGGTGACGGAATGTAGAGTGGAGAAGCTGCTAGGAATCCGGAATGCTAACATCTAATTGACGGCTACCtatttttgccctttttctcCTCTTCATGCGTAGCTCACGACGGTACAGCAAATCCGACGATGCATTTACCCAAAAACGGTGTCTCACCTGGTTCCGGGAGTACACGACACCGGATGATCCCGACACTTTAGGTGAGGTTGTTGTTGCGGATGTTAAGTAACGGATGTCTTGGGGAGGATATGAAAGCGCCGAAAGCGTAATGAAGAGATAACAACTCTCGCCTTTGTGTTTTTGCACAGGTCCGGAAGGGATGGAAAAATTCTGTGAAGACATCGGTGTCGAACCGGAAAACGTGGccatgctggtgctggcgtaCAAGATGGGCGCCAAACAGATGGGATTTTTCACCCAGAGCGAGTGGGTCAAGGGGTTGACCGATCTCCAGTGCGACACGGCGTCCAAAGTGCAATGCAAGCTGGACTATCTGCGAGGTCTTCTGAACGAtccaaatattttcaaaatcaTCTACAGATACGCGTACGACTTTGCGAGGGTAATGTCCGTCGGGTATGCGCTGGAAAAATGCACTCCATTCTATTAATTGTGACACCCCTTTTTGCCACAGGATAAAGACCAGCGTAGTATGGACATCGAAACGGCCCGGGCGATGCTGCAGCTACTGCTCGGCAAGCACTGGCCACTCTATCCACAGTTCGCTCAATTCCTAGAGCAGTCCAAGTACAAAGTGATCAACAAGGATCAGTGGTGTAATATTCTAGAGTTTTCCCGCACTATCTCCAACGACTTGACAAACTACGACGTCGATGGAGCTTGTAAGTACTCCGCCCGGACACCAGACGCGTAATGGAACGGATCACTAATGTCAGCCCCTTCGCTGTTGTTCCGTTTTAGGGCCCGTCATGCTTGATGAGTTCGTAGAATGGCTAAGACAATTGCGAGCACAGCCCACGATTAGCTGAGACTTGCTGCTACACTAAACGCGTGCGGACAGGGAGCAGCCACCGTTAAGCAGAACAGAAAAcacgaagaaaatcaaaccaacAACAAGACACAGCAAACCAAATCCCATCCCCTCCAGCAGTAACAAGATCAGCTCCACAATCCGCGTAGACCGAGTGACAACCCGGGGACGACATACAGGCCCGCGGGGGAATGCATGCGTTGTAAATtatgtgtatgtatgtgcgactttgttttccacctttccgtcgtcgtcgtcgtcgtcgagagcgAGTGTGAAACCAAAACCGTTTTTGTGATTGCAACTTACTTTGTCGACATAATTCATTCGAGGTTCACGTTTCTTTCAGAAGCCAATCCACGCAATTCCACACGTTGAATTGATTGTTTGCGAATTCTTTATCTTCTAAATTTTATGTCCCAACTGGTTGCGAGTAAGCCAATCCACGCAGTTCCACGCGTTGAATTGATTGTTTGCGAattctttttcttctaaatTATATGTCGCAAGTGGTTGCGAGCAACAGgcagattaaaaaaaatggaaaccaaaacCATCAGTGTTCTATTTCAAGCGATGCACAAGAAAGGGGCCAGCATAAAGGCTCGTTAGTAAGGGGTACTCATTGCGTGCGAATGCGTGACATATTAAAATGCGACCGCGAGAGAGCTGAGTGAGACAGACGATTGAGAACAATAAGTGAAATTGCTAATGATAGACGAGAACAGAGACTATGGACATGGTCCGGGAGCCCCCCACCATGAGAGGAGTGTGGCGGCCACGCCTGGAACTTCCTCGAACCTGTGTAAACTATTTATGATATTTGTCGTGCCGGGTCCCATCTGCTCGAAGGGTCTTGCAAGCAGTCTATTCTAATCAACGGTGGAACACAGATACAGCCTCTCCCGGAGGGCAAGGTTCTCCGGGGGGCCCGGCGTGTATAGTGTGTAGTGTGGAGGGCATGGAACGTAGGAATCAATATGTACGCAACACTaactaacaaaaaacaatagagTATACAGAGTAACACCGAAGCGACCGTGGGCCGAGACAGATCGGTGGCGCTCAACGCATCAACATCTCAACACCCTTTTTGGCTATTGTCTCCCAAATTATGGTAACCATATTTCTAAtggcaaaatttaaaacacaataCTATCACTCTATCCATTGCGCCCCTTGTGGTAGACGGTGAAAGATTTGCGCGTCCGACCGCGGGTCAGGAAACCAAAAGCAACCAAAACTATGctcgaaaaaacaaaacaaaacaaatgaaaaacaaccAACATACGCATAATAAAAGTGCAAACTCTATCGTGAAATAACAACACTAGCAGCGAGTAATACACCTTTAGACTGATTCTTATTTATGTTCTGAATATGTAGGTCTGCCGATGACTCGATAGCTTTACTTGCAGTACCGATCGGCCTTCATTTTGCTCCGGCGATTCAGCAACTCCTCGTGCAGCGTACCGTCATCCTTGGCCTTTTTCAGCACCAGTTTGTCCTCCTTGCTGACGAGCAGCTTTTTGTCTTGaaacttttgaaactttttCCTGCAAAATATCACAGCGTTATGGAGTCGCGTCTGTAGTGCGTTTTTCCGGCTGGCCACTTacacaaaattaatttcgaccTGATCCAGCTCACCCGATTCTTCCACCGGCACTTCCTTGCTGGATATGTTCTCCCGATCGATGCAGCTCCGAATCACGCAGACTTCTTCATTGCCAACCTTCTTCTTGATGGCCACCAGCGCGTCGTCCTCCGGGTCGACCGATACGAAGCACCCGTTGGCGGCCAGTAGTGCCGTCTTGCCCTGCTCGAACACCGGTTCGAACTGTTCCAGCGCCGACACGGCATCGGAGCGTCCCGTGATCATGCCGTCCTTTTCCACCTTCAGATACTTTCCGTAGCCCGACTTGAACGCCACCTTGTCCTCGTTGATCAGCACCGCACTAAAGATTtcttccggatccggcgggTCGCCCTCGTTGTGTGGCGCCCCGAGCGTGAACAGCCCATTATCGAGGGCTTTGATGTATGCCTGCTTATCGAACTGTAGCGCGATTGAGCCGGTGATTTCCGTCG encodes the following:
- the LOC131212402 gene encoding DCN1-like protein 4 isoform X1; protein product: MPRGKRRVAIDMRPSEEDQQSTKRQRNSYQSSRRYSKSDDAFTQKRCLTWFREYTTPDDPDTLGPEGMEKFCEDIGVEPENVAMLVLAYKMGAKQMGFFTQSEWVKGLTDLQCDTASKVQCKLDYLRGLLNDPNIFKIIYRYAYDFARDKDQRSMDIETARAMLQLLLGKHWPLYPQFAQFLEQSKYKVINKDQWCNILEFSRTISNDLTNYDVDGAWPVMLDEFVEWLRQLRAQPTIS
- the LOC131212402 gene encoding DCN1-like protein 4 isoform X2 produces the protein MGDGISRRYSKSDDAFTQKRCLTWFREYTTPDDPDTLGPEGMEKFCEDIGVEPENVAMLVLAYKMGAKQMGFFTQSEWVKGLTDLQCDTASKVQCKLDYLRGLLNDPNIFKIIYRYAYDFARDKDQRSMDIETARAMLQLLLGKHWPLYPQFAQFLEQSKYKVINKDQWCNILEFSRTISNDLTNYDVDGAWPVMLDEFVEWLRQLRAQPTIS
- the LOC131212401 gene encoding protein FRG1 homolog isoform X1; translated protein: MSDYSTAKTSKLVLKGESSKGTKRKHKKHKKEKDAKRALVVDTDAVKHGGWWMVKKTTEITGSIALQFDKQAYIKALDNGLFTLGAPHNEGDPPDPEEIFSAVLINEDKVAFKSGYGKYLKVEKDGMITGRSDAVSALEQFEPVFEQGKTALLAANGCFVSVDPEDDALVAIKKKVGNEEVCVIRSCIDRENISSKEVPVEESGELDQVEINFVKKFQKFQDKKLLVSKEDKLVLKKAKDDGTLHEELLNRRSKMKADRYCK
- the LOC131212401 gene encoding protein FRG1 homolog isoform X2, whose translation is MSDYSTAKTSKLVLKGESTKRKHKKHKKEKDAKRALVVDTDAVKHGGWWMVKKTTEITGSIALQFDKQAYIKALDNGLFTLGAPHNEGDPPDPEEIFSAVLINEDKVAFKSGYGKYLKVEKDGMITGRSDAVSALEQFEPVFEQGKTALLAANGCFVSVDPEDDALVAIKKKVGNEEVCVIRSCIDRENISSKEVPVEESGELDQVEINFVKKFQKFQDKKLLVSKEDKLVLKKAKDDGTLHEELLNRRSKMKADRYCK